The genomic region tatcCCCCTCAGACTGTTTGATGATTACTGCAGTTGATTCTTGGCAAAAATTCTTAACCAAGAAACGATCGGTCGGATCTGGAATTTTCAAGGTTCTGTTGCCATTGAGAATCCTTTAACTTAATCTATATGTTGTACGAAGCTGAACGTCTTGGTTCCCACTATAGTCAAATTCCTGAACAATGGCTAAAAGCAGTAGCCTTCTTAGTTGGACACATATATGACCGCCAATCTCACCATTGAAAATGTTGTCCTTAAAATAATCTATGAACATTGATCGATGTTGATAAATCATCTTTTATCCTTGCACAACCATGTTTCATGAAATGTTTGTTTCTTAGTTTCTAAATTTAGATCGAATATATAGCACGTACTAAGATTTTTTCATTGAGTGTTTTATCTTCTTgaatctatataaaaatattaacacgGGATGGTCGCTGTCATCATATCTCTGTGTCTCTCTCTGTTGAATTTTAGTTTGAGTTGGTTGAAAAGTTTGACCATAGAAAATGTACCTGCTTGTATCTTGAACTTGGTCCAGAAAAACAATAGTAGCAGTTGAATATCCGTAGTTTCACTAATCTGCATgaccttttcttttgtctGATTCCTTACAGGAGGAGCAAGTGAAGTCTGGAAATAGAATGGTGGAAGAAGAAATGAGATCAACAAATACAAGAGTACAAGAACTGCAGCAGACAAAGACCAGAACTGATGAGGAACTGAGGTTAACGGAGGCAAGAATAGATGAACTAAATCTGATAAAGAAGAGGGTGGAagagaaatggaaaatgacAAAGACAAGGCATTTCGCAAGACTCAAGAGGTGAATGTGGTGAAAAATACTTCTTCAAATCAACCTTTTTTTCATTAACAACTTTTTATTCTCATGTACAGAATTTTTGAAGCTGGGAACTGTACTTCAGCTCAGAGAAACTTGAGGCTAGAGTTCAGGCACAAAATTTCTCAACCAATCTTGACAGGTGAGGAAATAAAAGGAGATGGGAACACTTTTATTGAAGTGGCCCTCATTGATGCCAAGGGAAATGTCGTGGATACTGATCCAGAAGCCTCGGTGGACGTGGAAATTGTTGTTCTTAATGGAAAAGCTGATTCTTGGAGAGCGGATGATTCAACAGTTGGAGAATTCAAGGATAAGATTGTCCAAGAAATGGAAGGAAAGAAGCCTTTTCTGGCAGGAAATGTGTGCCTAAAGCTACAAAGAGGTGTTGCTGTCCTAAACAATGTTAAGTTCAGAAATCATACGATCAAAATGAAGCCACCATTATTCAGATTAGGAGCCAGAGTTGTTGATAAGATCTTTGATGGGGTTCATGTAAAAGAAGCAGAGACAGAATCTTTTACTGTCGAGGGTTACCGCAAGAAATGTAAGCCCTCTCTCTGTTTGATCCATCATTTCCTTATTAAAtcgatatttatatatatatatatatatatatatataacaactgGAATTTTCATCAATACGCACACCAACAGacacatgtatgtatatatatgattatgtgattatCTCAAATTCTTGGTAAACTAATGGCAGCTGGGATTTCGTTGTGATTGCTGAAGTAGaggttatataatttttatcaatctCCATTCcatgtatttttagttttcaacTTCATTTGTGCATCAGAGGACAAGTGACCTTAAACtttttttgctaaaaaagTTTTCTGGATATTCCATAAACCTTTTGCGATTATGATAAAGATATGAGCTGATGATAGAAAAGTGTCCTGCACCTGTCTGGCACGTATGAAAGCATAAAGATGTAGAGCTACTAAAGGGATAAACGAAAAACTTGTGAACTCTTGGTTTTTGATCTTCA from Sesamum indicum cultivar Zhongzhi No. 13 linkage group LG3, S_indicum_v1.0, whole genome shotgun sequence harbors:
- the LOC105157394 gene encoding calmodulin-binding protein 60 A-like isoform X2, producing the protein MNLREQCPVSLQFAAVNELTINDLIDRIEEQVKSGNRMVEEEMRSTNTRVQELQQTKTRTDEELRLTEARIDELNLIKKRVEEKWKMTKTRHFARLKRIFEAGNCTSAQRNLRLEFRHKISQPILTGEEIKGDGNTFIEVALIDAKGNVVDTDPEASVDVEIVVLNGKADSWRADDSTVGEFKDKIVQEMEGKKPFLAGNVCLKLQRGVAVLNNVKFRNHTIKMKPPLFRLGARVVDKIFDGVHVKEAETESFTVEGYRKKYYRKHKTPSLSDEVSRLINIGRGGEIEKRLQEKNIYTVEDFLIQLLINPEGLKRIVNVRGKKWDTTVKNARACQNSKRMYCYINHQLNIGVVFSVLGEVSGLYLKTHLMLKSC